One region of Deltaproteobacteria bacterium genomic DNA includes:
- a CDS encoding delta-60 repeat domain-containing protein, producing MKRASLFRRAPLLLPLLAVLAMLLGPMAPLAPPPVSASHEAEQTVWSATLTVADLTPAGSNSIGCTSQGTSGGEAYACSNTSVLSDDDFTFRGADYGLHSVGFSENKFFTFAFTGTPKKNLESLTLHIGSERFPMAGSDLLSVVGSFTTDYAIPVPSVGDTVNLKLTVSHAADLDPDFGIGGKVTTPFNTKASEIHAVAKQSDGKIVAVGWVQNANKDFALARYNPDGSLDTSFGTGGRVTTDFGSTDEARAVALQSDGKIVVAGSAYISGGRDFAAARYNTDGSLDTGFGTIDGVNRTGKLTTNFGANDGAWAVAIQSDGKIVLAGEAGYSFGVA from the coding sequence CCCATGGCGCCCCTCGCCCCGCCGCCCGTCTCCGCAAGCCACGAGGCGGAGCAGACCGTCTGGTCCGCGACGCTGACGGTGGCGGACCTCACTCCGGCCGGCTCTAACTCAATCGGTTGCACCAGCCAAGGTACCAGCGGTGGTGAGGCCTATGCCTGCTCGAATACGAGCGTACTCTCGGACGATGACTTCACGTTTCGGGGAGCGGACTATGGCCTGCACTCAGTCGGCTTTTCTGAAAATAAATTCTTTACTTTTGCCTTCACAGGGACCCCGAAAAAGAACCTGGAGTCCCTTACCCTGCACATCGGCAGCGAGCGATTTCCCATGGCCGGCAGCGATCTTCTTTCGGTTGTTGGGTCCTTCACTACCGATTACGCTATTCCGGTCCCGTCCGTAGGCGACACGGTGAACCTGAAACTGACCGTATCCCACGCCGCCGACCTGGACCCGGACTTCGGCATCGGGGGCAAGGTCACGACGCCCTTCAACACCAAGGCCAGCGAGATCCACGCGGTGGCGAAGCAGTCCGACGGCAAGATTGTGGCCGTCGGCTGGGTGCAGAACGCCAACAAGGACTTCGCGCTGGCGCGCTACAACCCCGACGGCTCGCTGGACACCTCCTTCGGAACCGGCGGCCGGGTGACCACCGACTTCGGCTCCACCGACGAGGCGCGGGCGGTGGCGCTCCAGTCCGACGGCAAGATTGTCGTGGCCGGCTCCGCCTACATCAGCGGCGGGAGGGACTTCGCTGCGGCGCGCTACAACACCGACGGCTCGCTGGACACCGGCTTCGGAACCATTGATGGAGTAAACAGGACCGGCAAGCTGACGACCAACTTTGGCGCCAACGACGGGGCGTGGGCGGTGGCGATCCAGTCCGACGGCAAGATAGTGCTGGCCGGGGAGGCGGGCTACAGCTTCGGCGTGGC